One Oncorhynchus clarkii lewisi isolate Uvic-CL-2024 chromosome 28, UVic_Ocla_1.0, whole genome shotgun sequence genomic region harbors:
- the LOC139387603 gene encoding ras-related protein Rab-2A-like: MAYAYLFKYIIIGDTGVGKSCLLLQFTDKRFQPVHDLTIGVEFGARMITIDGKQIKLQIWDTAGQESFRSITRSYYRGAAGALLVYDITRRDTFNHLTTWLEDARQHSNSNMVIMLIGNKSDLESRREVKKEEGEAFAREHGLIFMETSAKTASNVEEAFINTAKEIYEKIQEGVFDINNEANGIKIGPQHATTNSTLSGSQGGQQAGGGCC; this comes from the exons ATGGCATATGCGTACCTCTTCAAATACATCATTATCGGAGACACGG GTGTTGGGAAATCATGCCTATTATTACAGTTCACAGACAAGCGGTTTCAGCCGGTGCATGACCTCACTATCG GTGTGGAGTTTGGGGCGCGGATGATCACTATAGACGGTAAACAGATCAAGCTGCAGATCTGGGACACG GCCGGCCAAGAATCCTTCCGCTCAATCACTCGGTCCTACTACAGAGGGGCAGCCGGCGCCCTGCTAGTGTACGACATCACAAG AAGGGACACCTTCAACCACTTAACAACCTGGTTAGAGGATGCTCGCCAACATTCCAACTCCAACATGGTCATCATGCTCATTGGGAACAAGAG TGACCTGGAGTCCAGGAGAGAGGtgaagaaggaggagggagaggcctTCGCCAGAGAGCACGGCCTCATCTTCATGGAGACCTCCGCCAAGACTGCATCCAACGTAGAAGAG GCATTCATCAACACAGCGAAGGAGATATACGAGAAGATTCAGGAGGGTGTCTTCGACATCAACAATGAG GCTAACGGTATTAAGATCGGGCCCCAGCACGCTACCACCAACTCCACTCTCTCCGGTAGCCAGGGGGGTCAACAGGCCGGAGGGGGATGCTGCTGA